One Setaria viridis chromosome 7, Setaria_viridis_v4.0, whole genome shotgun sequence genomic region harbors:
- the LOC140220041 gene encoding non-specific lipid-transfer protein-like codes for MRGLLLVVAMVLAAACLADGKGECGASPPEKVAQKLAPCESAAKKPNSAPSSGCCNAVHTIGKQSPECLCAVMLSKAAMKHGIKPEVAITIPKRCNLVDRPVGYKCGDYTLP; via the exons ATGAGGGGGCTCCTCCTGGTGGTCGCCATGGTCTTGGCCGCGGCGTGCCTCGCGGACGGCAAGGGCGAGTGCGGGGCGTCGCCGCCGGAGAAGGTGGCGCAGAAGCTGGCGCCGTGCGAGTCGGCGGCGAAGAAGCCCAACTCGGCGCCGTCGAGCGGGTGCTGCAACGCGGTGCACACCATCGGGAAGCAGAGCCCCGAGTGCCTGTGCGCCGTGATGCTGTCCAAGGCCGCCATGAAGCACGGGATCAAGCCCGAGGTCGCCATCACCATCCCCAAGCGCTGCAACCTCGTCGACCGCCCCGTCGGCTACAAGTGCGGAG ATTACACACTGCCATGA
- the LOC117862957 gene encoding copper transporter 6 produces the protein MAGGGDGGMGPMAMAPPHGGAHAGKAAPAAAPPPAGSHMGMMHMTFFWGDRAVVLFPGWPGARGAGAYALCLLFVLALAALTEALAAASRCVARRGAAGAGRDGGRGAPASSAALLTAAHAARMGTAYLVMLAVMSFNGGVLLAAVAGHALGFLLARSRVHPGGGGAAAAARDRELAAAPDGSKA, from the coding sequence atggccggcggcggggacggcggcatgGGCCCGAtggcgatggcgccgccgcaCGGGGGCGCCCACGCGGgcaaggcggcgccggcggcggcgccacccccAGCGGGCTCGCACATGGGGATGATGCACATGACCTTCTTCTGGGGCGACCGCGCGGTGGTGCTGTTCCCGGGGTggcccggcgcgcgcggcgcgggcgcctaCGCCCTCTGCCTCCTCTTcgtgctcgcgctcgccgcgctcACCGAGGCGCTCGCCGCGGCCTCGCGGTGCgtcgcccgccgcggcgccgccggcgcgggccgtgacggcgggcgcggcgcccCGGCGTCCTCGGCCGCGCTGCTCACGGCCGCGCACGCCGCAAGGATGGGGACGGCGTATCTCGTCATGCTGGCCGTCATGTCCTTCAACGGCGGcgtgctgctcgccgccgtggccgggCACGCGCTCGGCTTCCTCCTCGCGCGCAGCAGGGTGCACCctgggggtggcggcgccgccgccgccgcccgtgacCGTGAGCTCGCCGCTGCCCCGGATGGCTCCAAGGCCTAG